In one Halorubrum sp. CBA1229 genomic region, the following are encoded:
- a CDS encoding AAA family ATPase, with product MSPRKSVERIPGGVDSQTESIEKILRYVDSESPLVKELADWIEDEFSLEGDTRADRVIRFLVGINMLAKTGERLSPGLEGGKWLAEGADAETHFGTFDSEIVGFREILEELFRHEANAKELNEHLSESIGVGWETSEQVTRRLNYLRSIGYVELEEGTYSLSEDGRDFIEGRSERAQFQAPPDQTDIVDVFDQDNPPEVYLVAQDIGNFHESHILIPEDNRHDISLRKLSSNALFIHLVDDEFRGYSRQSEAATETTQNGTRYRRVPVNVVRFDDPVGIQGVIGELLRSDSITRPDSYPFSATGLTEVTIGELGGDAAQTILSSVDADYTYAEAVPEYEFENPPTPDEIEDLYYPGGVLTEIIGQMVQALTGGQHIVLVGPPGTGKSELAKQVAAKLTDSSVTMVTATADWSSFDTIGGYQPEGQSGLNFSPGVFLDRFQDDNGNPTNEWLIVDELNRANVDKAFGSLFSALADDSVTTSFKDDDGNEIELVTKADVSGESVAAHRYCVPDTWRLIATMNTHDKMSLFDLSYAFIRRFAFIHVGAPSETDITTDAIEEYLTRWKIAIDADTDGEDTGAEDTAGETSPDSTESETEPASHHDISSDDLAGTLSDEGVEQLKQYWSQLQPHRALGPAVIEKVARTFCGEGVDLTRPTKMYVIPQLEDLPRQTQENAIDALLDPEADLQLKDEEIITFSEDYLGINRGDLHNTQA from the coding sequence ATGTCTCCACGAAAAAGCGTCGAACGAATTCCGGGTGGCGTCGATAGCCAAACTGAGTCGATTGAAAAGATTCTCAGGTATGTCGACTCGGAATCGCCACTCGTCAAGGAACTTGCCGACTGGATCGAGGATGAATTCTCCCTCGAAGGTGACACTCGAGCCGATCGCGTCATTCGTTTCCTCGTCGGGATCAATATGTTGGCCAAAACCGGGGAGCGGCTTAGTCCCGGACTCGAGGGGGGCAAATGGCTTGCTGAAGGGGCAGATGCGGAGACACATTTCGGAACTTTCGACAGTGAGATTGTTGGCTTTCGCGAGATCCTCGAAGAGCTATTCCGACATGAGGCGAACGCTAAGGAACTAAATGAACACCTCTCGGAAAGTATCGGTGTTGGCTGGGAAACATCGGAGCAGGTGACGCGCCGGCTGAATTATCTCCGCTCTATTGGATACGTAGAACTTGAAGAGGGTACGTATTCGCTCAGTGAGGACGGCCGCGATTTCATCGAAGGAAGATCTGAACGAGCCCAGTTCCAAGCTCCACCGGACCAGACCGATATTGTCGACGTTTTCGACCAAGACAATCCTCCCGAAGTATATCTCGTAGCCCAAGATATCGGAAATTTCCACGAGAGTCATATCCTCATTCCGGAAGACAACCGACACGACATTTCGCTACGGAAGCTATCCTCAAATGCGCTATTTATCCACCTCGTCGACGACGAGTTCCGTGGGTATTCACGCCAATCAGAAGCAGCGACCGAAACCACGCAGAACGGCACACGATATCGGCGCGTTCCCGTCAACGTCGTTCGGTTTGACGACCCCGTCGGTATTCAGGGAGTCATCGGCGAACTTTTGCGCTCCGATTCAATAACCCGTCCCGACAGCTACCCATTCTCAGCGACCGGCCTTACAGAAGTCACGATTGGCGAACTCGGAGGAGACGCCGCACAGACGATACTCAGCTCTGTTGACGCCGATTACACATACGCTGAGGCAGTCCCGGAGTACGAATTCGAGAATCCCCCGACACCAGACGAGATTGAGGATCTCTATTACCCAGGAGGTGTCCTTACAGAGATCATCGGCCAAATGGTCCAAGCGCTGACTGGCGGTCAACATATTGTATTGGTTGGGCCGCCTGGAACGGGGAAGAGTGAGCTGGCAAAGCAGGTGGCTGCCAAGCTCACCGATTCATCTGTGACCATGGTGACGGCAACCGCTGACTGGTCGTCGTTCGACACGATTGGTGGGTATCAACCTGAAGGTCAGTCCGGGCTGAATTTCTCGCCGGGTGTCTTCCTCGATCGGTTCCAAGACGATAACGGGAATCCGACCAACGAGTGGCTGATCGTCGATGAACTGAACCGGGCCAACGTCGACAAAGCCTTCGGCTCACTATTCTCGGCGCTGGCTGACGATAGCGTCACTACGTCGTTCAAAGACGACGACGGCAACGAGATTGAGTTAGTAACCAAGGCGGATGTATCGGGTGAGTCAGTTGCTGCCCACCGGTATTGCGTCCCCGATACGTGGCGACTTATTGCGACGATGAACACCCATGACAAGATGTCGCTTTTCGATCTAAGTTACGCATTTATTCGTCGGTTTGCCTTCATCCACGTTGGTGCACCAAGCGAGACAGACATCACCACCGACGCTATCGAGGAATATCTGACTCGGTGGAAAATCGCGATCGACGCGGACACTGACGGCGAGGACACCGGTGCCGAAGACACAGCTGGAGAGACGAGTCCGGACAGTACGGAATCAGAGACCGAGCCAGCGTCCCATCATGATATATCCTCGGACGACCTAGCTGGTACTCTATCAGACGAGGGGGTTGAGCAACTCAAACAATACTGGTCACAACTGCAACCCCATCGAGCGTTGGGGCCGGCCGTCATCGAGAAAGTCGCTCGCACGTTTTGTGGTGAGGGTGTAGATTTGACCCGTCCCACGAAGATGTACGTCATACCTCAGCTCGAGGATCTGCCGCGCCAGACCCAAGAAAATGCGATTGACGCATTGCTTGACCCAGAAGCGGATCTTCAGCTCAAGGACGAAGAGATCATCACTTTTTCAGAAGACTACTTGGGGATCAATCGTGGCGATCTCCACAACACGCAGGCGTAA